TTTAAAACTTCACAAGTTTGTCTTAAGTCCTTTTTAACTCCAAAATTTTGCGAATTTGAACCGCTAAACAATACATCTTTAACCATAATCTGTTTTGCTTTTGTAGTTTTCTTTGTTTCTATGCCTAAATTTGAGTAATTACAGATGATTTCATTATCTTTTGAAACTTCATTTGCAAATAAATTTATCGATGCAAAAACAGCTAAAACAACTAAAATTTTCCTCATTTTATATCCTTTAAATTTATTTTTTTATCCGCAAATTATTTGCATGTGTTAATGCAACCGCAATAGCATCGGTTATATCAAGCGGTTTTATATCTTTAGTAATTCCTAAAATTTTCTTCACCATAAAGGCAACTTGCTCCTTATCCGCTTTTGCCTTGCCTGTTACCGCTTTTTTCACCTGAAGCGGGGTGTATTCTGCGAATTCTCCGTGAATTTGAAGAATTTTAAGACTTAACGCACCGCGAAACTGAGCCATCTTTAAAACCGTTTTTGGATTATACGCAAAAAATATATCCTCAATCGCAACTTCATCGAATTTATGATTTTTAAAGATAAGATCAAGTCCCTCGCAAAGCTGCGTTATCTGATACTGAAGTA
This Campylobacter sp. RM16192 DNA region includes the following protein-coding sequences:
- the ruvC gene encoding crossover junction endodeoxyribonuclease RuvC; amino-acid sequence: MKILGIDPGSRNCGYAIIEKTALKTSLIEAGLIKIKPDLLQYQITQLCEGLDLIFKNHKFDEVAIEDIFFAYNPKTVLKMAQFRGALSLKILQIHGEFAEYTPLQVKKAVTGKAKADKEQVAFMVKKILGITKDIKPLDITDAIAVALTHANNLRIKK